A portion of the Pseudomonas protegens CHA0 genome contains these proteins:
- a CDS encoding UDP-glucose dehydrogenase family protein, translating to MEVSVFGTGYVGLVQAVALADVGHNVVCVDIDSHKIAQLQRSIPPIHEPGLATLIEENQKAGRLHFTTQASDAVGHGKVIFIAVGTPSNEDGSADLDHVLAVARNIACLMFSDKTLVIKSTVPVGTADLVIETVAEQLADLGKSELRVHVVSNPEFLKEGSAVADCMRPDRIIVGCADDLPRQQLSELYAPFNHNHDRLMFMDNRSAELVKYAANAMLATRISFMNEMANLAERLGVDINAVRKGIGADPRIGYHFIYPGAGFGGSCFPKDLRALIHTAESHGLEPHMLKTVRDVNEQQRHVLFRKLKAHLGDNLQGKVIALWGLAFKPNTDDMREATSRYLMQALWEAGAKVQAYDPEAMTECRRLYGYRDDLQLCATRDDTLQGADALVICTEWKAFRVVDFTLLRETLRDRLVVDGRNLYNPQQAADAGLHYLSIGLPYRVPEALRA from the coding sequence TTGGAAGTCAGCGTTTTTGGTACTGGCTATGTTGGCCTGGTGCAAGCAGTTGCCCTGGCCGATGTCGGGCATAACGTGGTCTGTGTCGATATCGACAGCCACAAGATCGCCCAGCTGCAACGTTCTATTCCGCCGATTCACGAGCCGGGCCTGGCGACCCTGATCGAAGAGAATCAAAAGGCCGGCCGATTGCACTTCACCACCCAGGCCAGCGATGCAGTGGGCCACGGCAAGGTGATTTTCATCGCGGTCGGCACTCCCTCCAACGAAGACGGCTCCGCCGACCTCGACCATGTCCTGGCGGTGGCGCGCAACATTGCCTGCCTGATGTTCAGCGACAAGACCCTGGTGATCAAATCCACGGTGCCGGTGGGCACCGCCGATCTGGTGATCGAGACCGTCGCCGAACAACTGGCAGACCTGGGCAAATCCGAACTGCGGGTGCACGTGGTCTCCAACCCGGAGTTCCTCAAGGAAGGCTCGGCCGTGGCCGACTGCATGCGCCCGGACCGGATCATCGTCGGTTGCGCCGACGACCTGCCCCGCCAGCAGTTGAGCGAACTATACGCGCCCTTCAACCACAACCATGACCGCCTGATGTTCATGGACAACCGCAGCGCCGAGCTGGTCAAGTACGCGGCCAACGCGATGCTCGCCACCCGCATCAGCTTCATGAACGAGATGGCCAACCTGGCGGAACGCCTGGGGGTGGACATCAATGCCGTGCGCAAGGGCATCGGTGCCGACCCGCGCATTGGCTACCACTTCATCTACCCCGGCGCCGGCTTCGGCGGCTCGTGCTTCCCCAAGGACCTGCGGGCGCTGATCCACACCGCAGAAAGCCACGGGCTGGAACCGCACATGCTCAAGACCGTGCGCGACGTCAATGAGCAGCAGCGCCATGTGCTGTTTCGCAAGCTCAAGGCGCACCTGGGGGACAACCTGCAGGGCAAGGTCATCGCGCTCTGGGGCCTGGCCTTCAAGCCCAACACCGACGACATGCGCGAAGCCACCAGCCGCTACCTGATGCAGGCACTGTGGGAGGCCGGGGCCAAGGTCCAGGCCTACGACCCGGAAGCCATGACCGAATGCCGGCGCCTGTACGGCTACCGCGATGACCTGCAACTGTGCGCCACCCGTGACGACACCCTGCAAGGCGCCGACGCGCTGGTGATCTGCACCGAATGGAAGGCCTTTCGCGTGGTGGACTTCACGCTGCTGCGCGAGACCCTCAGGGATCGCCTGGTGGTCGACGGCCGCAACCTCTACAACCCGCAACAGGCAGCGGATGCCGGCCTGCATTACCTGAGCATCGGCCTGCCCTACCGTGTACCGGAGGCATTGCGCGCATGA